TAAAAAGAATTAAGAACAAAGGGGCAGAAAAAGCCTCTTTGTTCTTTTGAATATTACAGAATAGCGAATAATAGCAAATACAAGTATAAAATAGTTGGGTTTTGGTAACGAATGTATGATAGAAGAAGCAGAATTATATTTGCAGAGATTGTAAAAAGCAATTTCAAGATTCATATAAATATAGAGGGGCGGGATTATGAAGTAAAACATCTCATAGTTGGCTACTGCGTAATTCAGGGATAAGTGATATATCCACAGTTTTACGTGTTATACCAAATGTAAGGATAAAGTAGTCTAATGATAAATCTTGTAAAGCGCATAAATACTTGTTTATACAGCAAATAGATAAAACCTTCTGAAACTTGACAAGAAATAAAATAAAAAAAACAAAATGGGATTATTTTAATTCAGGATTTGCAGGAATACAAGAAGAAGACAGAAACATCAATAAACAACAAAATTTTAACAAAAGAATGAAAGAAAAGAAATTTTTTAGCTTTATTACAACATTACTTTTATTAATGTCGGTAGTAATAACCACTAAAGCGCAATTTGGAATGCCACCCATTAATATGGCAAAAAACATTTCTTCTATAATAAAATTGATGGCAATTTTATCTATTACAGTGCTGATTTTCTCAAGTAACAGCAACTACTCGAACCTTTATGCAGGTTGGCGGCAAGCCCACCACAGACTCAGTCTATGACCCCATTGGGCTACCAGAACCAATACTTACAATTAATTGCGATAGTGTTGGCTGAAGTGGCTGCAATGTCGATTCTTCTACTTTTAAATATTATGACCCACGTTACCCCGGCTGTGAAATAATTGCTCATTGTTGGTATCGTATTTGCGGTGATAAAATGTCCATTTATGTAAAATGGATTGAGGTTCATGTTAATAGCTTGCCTGGCTTTCCAGATAGTTGCAGGGTTGTAAAAAATGATGTAGATAGAATTATACGTGAAACAGATTCAATTACACATTTGAGTGGTGTTTCTGCCACTAATTATAGTAATGCTATAAGAAATTATTGGAAGTTTTTTAAAGCCATGAGAGATGCCGCTTTCTTAGGAATATCAACAGAAGATTTCAAACAAGGCCTACAAGGCAATAGAGGAACTACTCCTAAGCAATGGAAGGACTTATACGACTGTAATACTGGGTATTCAAAATTCAAAAGATATAGGAATGTTCAGGGCGAATGTATGCAGGTTGTTTCAAAGAACTCAGCAACGAATACAATTGTAAGCTACAACTCTTGCGGGGTAACTTGTTGCACAGAGGAATATGATATATGTTATGACCCAAGTGCGCCTAATTCAATGAGAATTACTAAAGTTGTGAAATCAGGTGATTTGAGTTCTTGGATACCACCAGCTTGTACAGGTGCAATTAACCCAATACTACCAGACCCCGACTATTAAAATTTTACCCTGCATCAATTGGTGCGAACCTACACCTACACATAACCCGCCGCAGATTAGTGATTTAGAGCAAATTGATGTTAAGAGAATTAAAATCAAAACTGGCTCAACAAATAACAAAAACAGAACAAATAATCAGAAATAGAATTATTAATTAATTCTATTTAAATTGCAAATAAAATGAAAATTATTAAAATTTTTCTTACCTTTTTGTTTTGCATTTTAGCATCATCAAAAATTATATTTGCGCAAACTAATATTTGGGAGAAGAGATTAACTTTCTCTTCTCCCAAAGTTAGGGATAGCACATTCAAAGGTAAAATCATCAAAGAAGATAATTTAGGTAATTACTATACCTATTTCTTTACTGATAAATATGTAAATGGAATTTGTCGAATTAATCATGATGGTGTTAAATTGTGGGACAACTTATGGGAACCTAAACTTTATCATAATAATGATGGGACTAAGGTAGAAAGGCATAAATTTATAACATATTTAGATATAGGTAAAGAAGATAATTGTAAAACTGTTGGGACACTTCGTTTGCCGATGTTTTCAGATTACCACACAGGTGATTTTTATTTTAAAGGATTTACAAATAATGGTATTACAACTCAAGAATTTTTTTCAGATACCCTTTCTACCCCCATATACTTTGGTGGTAGCCCTTCTTTTGACAAACTACATGATGGACTTATTTGTGGGTCTGAAAACTATGATGAATTAGAATTAATTCGTATAGACGGCAACAACAAACAAGTATGGAAGAAGAAAATTAAAGACCCCAAATACTACCACGATGACCCACGCATAAAGCGGGCTAAGAATGGTGATTATGTGGTTTATGTTAGCTTGGTCTTTCCGGGTTATTCCCCAACAGGTATTACCAAATTAATTAGAACTGATAGCTAGGCAATACCAAATGGACAAAATATATTTATAGAAAAGATTCCGCTTCAGTAACCGAAGATTTAATTTTAACAAAAAATGATGAGATAGTTACTTTGAGTTATATCGTTTTTTTAAACAAAGAAGGGCAAAAAAGTGTAATGACCCAAATTGTTAAAGTAGATTCAAACGGTAATAAAATTTGGGATAAATTATATTCAACAGACAAGAATTTAACATGGGGGAAGTGTATTGCTGAAACCAAAGAAGGAGGCTTTGTAATTGGTGGAGAAGTTGGAGATGAATGGAGTAGTAATTTTAATTTGAGGGATTTATACTTGCTTAGGGTTGATAAATTTGGCAATCAAATATGGGAAAAACATTATGGAAGCAGTATTGAAGAAGATATAATAAACGACATAGAAATTACAAAAGATAATGATATAGTAGTTACTGGAAGTTGGGGTAGAGATTTATATATTGCTAAATTTAAAGATGATATTTTAAGTATAAAAGATGGGTTTGTAAAAAACAATTTTTACATAATCTCCCCCAACCCGGCAAGCAATTACTTTACAATTAATAGCGGTGGTCAGGGGGCTCAATACCGCATAGTTAATGGGCTTGGGGAGTTTCTATGCAGTGGCGTTTTATCATTCAATCAGACCAAAATTTCAATAGAGAATTTTAGTAGCGGAGTTTATTTTGTAACTGTAAAAACTGGTAACAATGTTTTTACTGAAAAGTTGGTGGTTGTAAAAGAGTAAAGTAAATAATTTCAAATCTAAAAAGCCGAGTATTCTGTTTATCACTTTATTCGGCTTTTTATTTTATGCCATTTGTAAAATTCCTTATATCGTTAAAGCCCATATTTATGAGGCATACAGCAGGGTGCTAAAGTTTATGCAGGAAAATAACATCTCCGAAATAACAGGTGAAACCTCATTGATGATATTACCACAATATAAAATAAAAAGTTGCAAGCGGTTAGTAACAAATTTC
Above is a window of Chlorobiota bacterium DNA encoding:
- a CDS encoding T9SS type A sorting domain-containing protein, whose translation is MSYIVFLNKEGQKSVMTQIVKVDSNGNKIWDKLYSTDKNLTWGKCIAETKEGGFVIGGEVGDEWSSNFNLRDLYLLRVDKFGNQIWEKHYGSSIEEDIINDIEITKDNDIVVTGSWGRDLYIAKFKDDILSIKDGFVKNNFYIISPNPASNYFTINSGGQGAQYRIVNGLGEFLCSGVLSFNQTKISIENFSSGVYFVTVKTGNNVFTEKLVVVKE